The stretch of DNA ttggGATTGAGTTAGAcccaaatttaaatattattaaaattacaagaCATTAAAGTCTATTACTATATATTGTTGGGTCACCATCGATGTTCATATGATACTAGAGTCTATTACTAGATTACATATATATTGTTGGCACCCCTTATGTTCATCTGACACTCTCTATTAatgtatgttatatatattgttGGGTCACCATTGATATTCATCTAACCCTGATGAGTATTTACAATCTCTTTTAAATAAGATTTTCAACTTCGTTTTATTAGGTTATAGTCAACAAACAACTTAGATGACGGacaatgaataaaataatatcttacTTAGAACGAaaatatcacaaaataaaataaatatatgttgaaaccagttatttaaatataaagagaaatataaagggagaaaaacaaattaaaggAGTAATTTTAGGctaaaatattatcttaaacCACAACTCTCTaatagaaaaagatgaaaagagggttgaattatttaaaaatgctattattgtgaaataaatttagattttctTTCTAGAGATAGAGttttaattatcaatatttCTATTATGCTACTTAagtaaacaaatatttataaacataaatttgTCTTCCTAATTTGAAGCCATTGAACATTTTGCAGTTTTGAGCTATGGTACAACACAATATTGGTTCTTTTAACAGGCAACATGGAAAATGCAGAGATTCAAATTGATGCTTTATCCATATGGTAATCCTTTTGCATTTTCACATTTCAATTTCATCATTATATTGTATATACTTTGTAACCACCTTATGTTTTCGTTGTATTAATTAGCTTGATTATTAtgttcacaaaaaaaaaaaaagttcattaGCTTGATCTATCACTGAATTGGATTGCttaagataaaatttaatttttttcttcagtcTCAACATCAATGGATGGGAAATGATGATATCACTTGGTTTCATGGCTGCAGCAAGGTATTGACATTCTCaccctttaatttttattattgtagttattgatttttcattatcttaaaaaaaaaagttatatgaaTTCCACacaatttttattgttgtttgttTACAATGGAAAATGAACTTTATTTGCAGTGTTAGAGTGGCAAATGAGCTTGGAAAAGGAAGTGCCAAAGCTGCAAAGTTCTCAGTGACTGTGATAGTGTTAACATCATTCACAATTGGGttctttttgtttatatttttcttattttttaggGAAANNNNNNNNNNNNNNNNNNNNNNNNNNNNNNNNNNNNNNNNNNNNNNNNNNNNNNNNNNNNNNNNNNNNNNNNNNNNNNNNNNNNNNNNNNNNNNNNNNNNNNNNNNNNNNNNNNNNNNNNNNNNNNNNNNNNNNNNNNNNNNNNNNNNNNNNNNNNNNNNNNNNNNNNNNNNNNNNNNNNNNNNNNNNNNNNNNNNNNNNNNNNNNNNNNNNNNNNNNNNNNTGTTTATATTTTTACCTCAAATAAAGATGTGGCCTCAGCTGTTGGTGATTTGTCCCCTCTTTTGGCTGTTTCTATACTGCTAAACAGTGTTCAACCTGTACTTTCAGGTAAACTGCTcttaattaacaatttttttaaatatttcaaaaattgaaaatcatcaATGTTATTGATAATTCTCTTTTCAAAAAGAGCAATATTGAAGAAAATTGAGTTAGATAATTATGCACTGAAgttgaaacattttttttttaccaaacatGAACTAGTAACATTttttatgatcatatatatcTTGTTCcatcttaattataaaatgaaataaacatGAATTTGGTTAGAACTTGTCTAGCAAAGTgtatgaaattaatattatacatttttttttctgctGTAGGAGTTGCTATTGGAGCAGGGTGGCAAAACATTGTAGCATATGTGAATCTAGGGTGTTATTACATCATAGGTGTTCCAGTTGGAATTGTACTCGGTAACGTTTTTCATTTGCAAGTCAAGGTAggctttcattttattttatactacTCTTTTCTCAATTTCAAATTGTTATAGTACTTGTTAATTTGCTGTTTCTTCCATTAATTAGACACAACCTTGTTTCTTCTTATGTTCTTAGGGTATATGGATTGGGATGTTGATTGGAACATTTATTCAGACTATAATACTAATCATAATCAGTTCCAGAACTGATTGGGACAAACaggtattttatttatttatttatttattatcagtTCAAAGactttatataaataatgtaatttttttttacataatcaTTCAATTAGATCTTGCTGCATAAATTTTTTCCACATCTTATTGCATTTATAATTAATGttaaatcacaattattttttatgtgtaGGTAACTGTTGCTCGCAATCGTGTTAACAAGTGGTCTAAGGTGGACTCTGATAATGAAATAGTCACATCAGATAATTAGTTTCAGTGCatgatttgatattttatttctgaaaaagaaaaagatatattAGAATTCTTAGAACTTTCAGTTGATTATGGTTGAACCTCAAATTTTTGAACttcattttttaatctttacatTCTTTTGAATTCATAAATACTAGTACATGTTTATTTATGTGGTGTATTTATTTTCCTGGGGGTTCAAACATTCATTGGGTGTATAAACCAACGGTTAAGAAAGAAACGACAGATCAAAAGGCAATCTAAAGAAAATTTACCATTAACACCCGTTCACATCAATTAACTCAATAATCAAATGGCATAGGATTTcagacaaataaataaaaataaataaatagcaaACATTTGTCTCTCCATAAGTTTATCGTGTGATAgttgaatttgaaattaatattataaatgtatttgataatagataaaaaaaaatcacatctgATAAAGATTTTGCAattacataatcaatttgatatATTGATAAGATTGATAACTAAATTGATATGGttatacaattttatgataatatttttgttgcatAGTTAATGGAAAACTTTGTATATTGTTAACCAGTCATAAACTACCATTTATaaagatttaaaattaaatataataaaaattaaactatttaaaacATTGAActgttatgattttttaattgtgtaattttttttacattttgactacatacaaattaaattcaactAGTATTGAGTgaatataaaattagttattatgtatttttttttgtcttagaaAAGATCATAAATACTATGATAATTAATGTTCTGGATTCGAACTCGAGACATGACATTCAACTTAATTATATCAACATTTGTCAGTTGAATTAAAACTTAAATACTATGCACTTGCTCCTTAAGTTCTAGCTAAAACAAATATTGACATTGTTAAATTTAACGTCTTATCTCCAAATTCGAATACGACACTTCATAGTTGTatctattaattataataaaatttatcacatctttttaacacaaataaaaatactatgCACTTGCTCTTATCCTCCTAATAATTGATATACAAAGCGAGCCGTTATGTTGCACTCTATATATATACTCCTAGTTATCATTTTGGCACTATGCACTTGTTCTTATCCTCCTAATAACTGATATACAAAACTAACCGTACTATTATAAGTGaacatttactattttaaatcatttaacgttgttatttataatatatcttttatttattttagaaacatttaatataaataattaaacattttatattaaaaataaacaatttaattaaatgttatgCTAACAAAGTCTAAGGATACTtgttaaacaataattttttttttttaaaaagtatcactttttataattttaaagtataaattACACAACTTCAAagatttttttctatttttaaatttttaacaagtactcttaaaatatttattagcaTTTTTCTTATCAAGTGCGCAAGTAGGAACGATAAGAAAAATTTCTGTCATGTGATGTTTTAGAAGGCCGGAAGCGTATGGGGCATTTTGGGAGCCTGTGAGCATTGTGGGGGTGACCAAATCTCGTTGTGTAACAATACCACATTtctgtcttttattttttatttgagttcTTGCCCCAAGTTTGGAAGTTGggaaaattttgtttctttatcttgTTGATGATTCACCTTATTAATGCAAGAAAAATACAATTGAATCTTATCTCGGTTTGTAATCtctttaaatattattgaacTGCCAACATTACTCGGGCAACGTCTCAATACTTTATATGATTGATTTGAAATATTCTAAATGTTGACAGCATATTTTTTCTTAACAATTTTCTAAATTTCTACTTTCACTTGATTTACATAAACCAACAGAAAGATTAATCTGATATAATGGGATCTCACTTTCACTTGATTTACATGTTTCTTTCTATTGAAAGATAGAATGACAAATACTTTTAAGATACATTTAAGGGAACATTCTCTACCTAAAAAATGGGAGAGAGAAATGTTAAACTAAAATGAGCACTAATCATCTCAACATGTTGTGAGCAGGTAAATCTTTTATACTGGAGATGTCTTCAAGAGCAAGCTCACGCTCTAACTGCATTTTTGTCGACTTCAAAACATcctaataaaaaatcaatatcttaaagaaataagaacaatatcacataataataatgatttaaCCAACGAACAAACagaaataaaatgatatattacATTAAATTCCATATACGAAGCACGCTTTGCTAGCCACTGAGCATCCATCATTTGAAAGGCGATGCAAAAAAGGACATCAAATGCCATTTCATCTTCCTCCAGCAGCCGTAGAAAACGGATTCCTGACAAAGAAGATGGATGCCCTGCAAAGGAAACAACTCATCAGATGATTTTTACATGAAGCATACAATTGAACCTGAAGTATCTATTTACAGTTTCTTAGGAAAACAAATTTTTTGGCCTCGATTGTAGTTTGCAACAGAAATCCAAACATAATTAAGAATGTGACGTGATAAGACAAGATTTCATGATATCTATTTAATTACTATGCTACTCAATACCAGCCTTATATTTTAACTCAGGAATAATCATTGCAACCGCTGAATTTCTTATCAAGAGAATTCATGTTACCTGCTTGAAGATCCAGCATCTGCACCAACATAAATGAAATATTGATTCCAGCTACTGCAAATGGATATTCCCACTCTGCTCTGGTTCCATCCTGTTTATGCAATAATCGCTGGAAAGAAACCTATGACATTGCCAAGTAGAAATATGCTAGACTAATTAACATTGCATCACTTAATTATTTAACACATTATGTAGAATGCAAATACGGTAGAAGAAACTTACTGGATACTTCTGCGCAAAAAAGATGAGGTTCTCTAATGATATAAACCCTCCACCCCTGCAAACCATGGTAAGATAGTTCTTAGGAACTCCTTCATAATTCCAAAAAACAAGTAGACTTGACTTCATAAAAAGTTCCTAAGTTTGATAAAACTTTTACTTAAAGAACAATATATAGTATTTTAAGTCACCTCCCATTAAGTCAATGAAACCTTACTTAATGGTCTTACAGTATTTTAAGTCTCTAATTTATAGCTGAATAAAACCCTATTCATATTCAGGCCCCCACCCCATCTCGTTAAAGTAAATGTAATCAGTAGCAGATAGCGTAGCGGCTGACTCCCAAAATGCTATAGCGGTATGGCCATTATGTCGAAATCTAGAAAAACATTACAAGCACTTTCAACCATACACATATGATGGCTAAAATATTAGACTAATGCACAAAACTAAACAACATATTTATAACTAATCACCAaagaagaaacagaaaaacaggGGAGATGAAAAGAACTAAAGATGATGCCATAATAGGGGACTGTTAACACAGAAACAGACAGAAATTGAAAAACAGAGCAGAATAATGGTCGACGAGATGGAAGGAACAGGGAGGAGACCAATAGTTGCAGAGAAGAGGAGAACATTGGCGCAGAGATAAGGGAAACTTTCTTGAGAAGAATCAGTCGCAGGAAAGAAAGGAACAGTGGGGACAGTCACTAAGAAGATATTTGTAGGTTTCCAAAAACAGAACACTGCACTTGTAATGTTTGGAGAAGAAAGGTCGTGAAATTCCAGAAAAAAGTTACCTGgagataaaaagaaaaaaatcaaggGTATTTTAGACTTTGCGCTCTCAAAAGTGAGGACATTTTAGACTTTGCGCTCGTTAAAATCGAAGGTATTTTAGACTTTGCGCTCTTAAAATAACTGTTGCGGCCTCCTTTTTCATGTTACTTCCTCATCTTCACGACGCAACACCGTTTTGCGTAGCACAGAGCCGCCGCGCCTGTCGCTATTGACTACTGAGAGTAAAACATATTACTTTTGATCACACACCTAAAATCTGTTGATGGGTCTAAACCTTGCCATCCCATTTCCTTCCAAAGATCTGATTTTAGTGAAGGCAGCTCCCTATCAGGATAAGCCAATTTCCACAATTGTAACAGAGCGTCCTGtgacaataacaacaacaaaaaaatttgaaaatgtaatcctatagtcaaaataaaataaaatgtttattatttattacatgtTCATTTTCAACTTTAACTTATAGATTCTCAAAAGCATGCCATGGATACATTAGATATATGCACTGTATAGACATGCATAGCAATTTTCATGGCCACCTTTTAATTAATCCATGTAAggaaattcaatttataaattgtttatcaaTACCCATAAACAAGTATTTGCAAGTTGAGCAGTTATCACACCCACATTCCAGATAAAAAATATCAGATTATTTATCAAGCACGCATGTAGATTGCAGAACAAAACAGAATATCAGTATAACATAATGGTATCAAGAGGTGCATATGGAAATGACAGCAGGATTGAACAAACAGAACATATGATATACAGAAACAATTGTCAGTAATGTGATCAGGGGACAAATGCAATAAATACATACTTGGTGCTGTGTTTTAGAACCATCAAAGGGGACTTCAAGCCGTTGCCGTAAGTTTCTTAGTCTTTCTTCctaagaaagaaataaaaaataaacgtGAATAAACATGACATAACCACATGTAGCAAATTTCTCAGTTAGTAAAAAAAAGGAATACAGTTGATTACAATCAGAAGCTAGGAACAATAAGATGGTATTATATAACacgtaatatatttttttaaactgacAAACAAACTCCACAATAGTCATAATGAGAGAGAATACAAAAGCTCAGTAAAACAGCTGGATTagtcaaattcaatttttataatgagTTATTAAGCAAAGTAACTTTGCTCAGACTTACTCGTGAAGTAATTTGATTTCTCCTCATATCTAGGTGATTGGTgaacattattattaaatgtgAGAAATGAGAACATTTACTTCCAGCCATTAGATTAAAATTGATTGTTCAGATTacttcttcaattataaatcttacatcatttttaaaaatctcatgtgatctttaattaaaaaggaagaaaacaatgagaaatttatatacatataataattcAACCAAATACATATCatcaaaatccaaaacaataTGCATTACCCAACTATGCCTTGCAAAAGATGGCATAGGGAGGTATTCAAGACATTGTGTGGCAATATCAAACTAAACCCAGAGATAATGTCCTATCAAGtaagtatttttattatcataaatctGAATTTCCCTGGCAccatttcattttcaaaagaCAAAGGTTGGTTGATTTAGGGAGTTTGGTGGAGTTTAATTCAAAGGTATGCTTAGAAAAGCCTACTAAATTCATAATTTAGATCAATTGTATTTTCAGATAGGGTTTAAGTAAGACATTGTGTGGCAATATCAAACTAAATCCAGAGATAATGTCCTATCAAGtaagtatttttattatcataaatccGAATTTCCCTGGCAccatttcattttcaaaagaCAAAGGGTGGTTGATTTAGGGAGTTTGGTGGAGTTTAATTCAAAGGTATGCTTAGAAAAGCCTACTAAATTCATAATTTAGATCAATTGTATTTTCAGATAGGGTTTAAGTTGAAGTTGGTTACTTGATTTTGGCCAAAATGAGCACTTCAGAATTTAAATAAGATATCACTATACATACCTGTACAGGGCTAAGAGGTTGAGGTAGCAACCTATTGTTTTGCAAGTAAAGAGCGGTAGAAGGAAGAGCTAAAAGACGACCAATAAGAGATCCAGAGCCTAGTACAATGTTTGCTGCAAAGGCCATACGAAATGATTGATTACAGGTCAGATAATCACCACTAAAATCAtgccattttcattttcttcttatttgTACACCAGTCAACAATGGGGAAAGGTAGATATaaaacaccccgattttcattGATTTAGTATAAATCCCTATTTTTCCCAATACTATTGTTGCGATTCATATTCAAAATGGATATGCACTAGCACAACAATTCGTATTGATTGGGATAAGCTTTGTTTTGAATCGAGATACCAATCACATGTATCATAAGATACTGACAACCGTAGCTTAAGATACTGATTTGTAAGATTTCAAACCTAGTATGTAATACACTAATACTACACCAACCAACCACCGTGAGTTTGTGAcctaatattaaattaagtgcTAATTATCAACCACCCTCCTCCATTAGTTCAGTCAACTTATACTCACAAGTTCCAAAAGAAGTGCTTGATCATTGCAACGTCTACAACCTTAAGACTGAGTCTTTTAGCCACCACTCGAAATGTAAGATTTTAGAGGGAAAGGAAGATCATATACTTTTCTTGTTTGCAAGAGTGACAAATCTATGGGAatcaatgttgtcaaatagtggcGTTATAGCGTACTAGAAATTGAACAAATCACTATTGTTCCGTGAtacactatttagtacaaagtgttgtcaaatagcggcgATAATGGCGTCATAGCCCTAAAGCATAGTGGAATTGGAACAAACCGGTATTTTTTGTGATCCACAATTGAGAACACTGATTATAATTGGATTTTATTACATCAATAACTATCACAAATGGAAAATAAGTCCACAAACACATAGCAAAGAACGTGTGAACGGTGAAACAGtctaatattgatttttattagataATGAAAGTGAAACAGCTTACATCAATCGTATACATACCTAACCACTGTGCCCATTGTGCAATGAGGTTCGAAAATAAGAATGTCCAATGAATTTGTGCCTTATTCCTCTCATCATCCCATAAATCTTCAAGTGCAGATATCTTTACGacagaaaaaaatataacatcatAAAATGTAAAATCAGATGAACTTAACCACCATCCTCCCAAAAAAGAAAACAGTTTCTCACCTTCTTACTCTCAATATAATCATCACCACTCAGCAAGGGTTCATTCAAAGAATCTAATCCTGAAGTATCCAAATGCTCCTGCCTTTTGCCAT from Cicer arietinum cultivar CDC Frontier isolate Library 1 chromosome 3, Cicar.CDCFrontier_v2.0, whole genome shotgun sequence encodes:
- the LOC101510125 gene encoding uncharacterized protein, with amino-acid sequence MSSKTLRRRLHHGDVDGKRQEHLDTSGLDSLNEPLLSGDDYIESKKISALEDLWDDERNKAQIHWTFLFSNLIAQWAQWLANIVLGSGSLIGRLLALPSTALYLQNNRLLPQPLSPVQEERLRNLRQRLEVPFDGSKTQHQDALLQLWKLAYPDRELPSLKSDLWKEMGWQGLDPSTDFRGGGFISLENLIFFAQKYPVSFQRLLHKQDGTRAEWEYPFAVAGINISFMLVQMLDLQAGHPSSLSGIRFLRLLEEDEMAFDVLFCIAFQMMDAQWLAKRASYMEFNDVLKSTKMQLERELALEDISSIKDLPAHNMLR